In Paraburkholderia sprentiae WSM5005, a genomic segment contains:
- a CDS encoding DUF445 domain-containing protein, producing the protein MDKTTELKKAKRTPLLLLLAAACVFVVTAFLPRGLSVDGIKAVAEAAMVGALADWFAVAALFRRVPIPLVSAHTGIIPRNKHKIADNLAHFVQDKFLDVPSLVGLIRRHDPAQTITAWLSEPANTTRLGDYVVRLTGGILDVADDARIQRFIGDALRDVLAKVDLSQSLGAILDMLTHGGRHQALLDTAIDQLITLLREAPAREFIAARIVDWVKSEYPTIEKFLPSEWLGDKGAEAIASAANRMLEQIAQNPTHELRDKFDEAVHKLIVRLKTDPVFLQQGEALKRYLVEGDAFRSYVKDMWDDLRAWLKRDLTSADSAMHARVAAMGAWVGRELARDPALRQSLNDHLEEAARAMAPDFAQFLTRHISDTVKNWDAHEMSHQVELNIGKDLQYIRINGTIVGGFIGLLLYVSSLLLEMVRVHAG; encoded by the coding sequence ATGGACAAGACCACCGAACTCAAGAAGGCCAAGCGCACACCTTTACTGCTGCTGCTTGCCGCCGCCTGCGTTTTCGTCGTCACCGCGTTCCTGCCGCGCGGCCTGTCGGTCGACGGCATCAAGGCGGTCGCCGAAGCCGCGATGGTCGGGGCGCTCGCCGACTGGTTCGCGGTCGCGGCGCTGTTTCGACGTGTACCGATTCCGCTGGTGTCCGCGCATACCGGGATCATCCCGCGCAACAAGCACAAGATCGCCGACAACCTCGCGCACTTCGTGCAGGACAAGTTTCTCGACGTGCCGTCGCTGGTCGGTCTGATCCGCCGGCACGATCCGGCGCAGACCATCACCGCGTGGCTGAGCGAGCCGGCCAACACCACGCGCCTCGGCGACTACGTGGTCCGGCTCACCGGCGGCATCCTCGATGTGGCCGACGACGCGCGCATTCAGCGCTTCATCGGGGACGCGTTGCGCGACGTGCTCGCGAAGGTCGATCTCTCGCAATCGCTCGGCGCGATTCTCGACATGCTGACGCACGGCGGCCGTCATCAGGCACTGCTCGACACCGCGATCGACCAGCTCATCACGCTGCTGCGCGAGGCGCCGGCGCGCGAGTTCATCGCGGCGCGCATCGTCGATTGGGTAAAGAGCGAGTATCCGACGATCGAGAAGTTCCTGCCGTCGGAGTGGCTCGGCGACAAGGGCGCCGAAGCGATCGCGAGCGCCGCGAACCGTATGCTCGAACAGATCGCGCAGAACCCCACGCACGAGCTGCGCGACAAGTTCGACGAGGCGGTGCACAAGCTGATCGTGCGGCTAAAGACCGATCCCGTTTTCCTGCAACAAGGCGAAGCGCTCAAGCGCTATCTGGTCGAGGGCGATGCGTTCAGGAGCTACGTGAAGGACATGTGGGACGACCTGCGCGCGTGGCTCAAGCGCGATCTGACTAGCGCCGACTCGGCCATGCATGCGAGAGTCGCCGCGATGGGCGCGTGGGTCGGCCGCGAACTGGCGCGCGATCCGGCGTTGCGGCAATCGCTGAACGATCACCTCGAGGAAGCGGCGCGCGCGATGGCGCCGGACTTCGCGCAATTCCTCACGCGCCATATCAGCGATACCGTGAAGAACTGGGACGCGCACGAGATGTCGCACCAGGTCGAGTTGAATATCGGCAAGGATCTGCAGTACATCCGGATCAATGGGACGATCGTGGGTGGATTTATCGGCTTGCTGCTGTATGTGAGCTCGCTGTTGCTGGAGATGGTGCGGGTGCATGCGGGCTAG
- a CDS encoding type II toxin-antitoxin system PemK/MazF family toxin: protein MVVRGEVWLVALDPTLGSEIQKTRPCVVISPPEMHDHLRTVIVAPMTSTGRPAPFRVPVTFKRKHGLILMDQIRAVDKTRLVKKEGSVTDNTLLDSLRTLQEVFAE, encoded by the coding sequence ATGGTAGTGCGCGGAGAAGTCTGGTTGGTCGCGCTCGATCCGACGCTGGGCAGTGAGATTCAAAAGACGCGGCCTTGCGTAGTGATTTCGCCGCCTGAAATGCATGACCACTTGCGGACAGTCATCGTCGCCCCAATGACCTCGACGGGACGACCGGCACCGTTTCGAGTGCCGGTCACGTTCAAGCGCAAACATGGCTTGATCCTGATGGATCAGATTCGCGCAGTGGACAAGACGCGCCTCGTCAAGAAAGAGGGCTCGGTGACCGACAATACGTTGTTGGACAGTCTGCGGACCTTGCAGGAAGTCTTCGCAGAATAG
- a CDS encoding AbrB/MazE/SpoVT family DNA-binding domain-containing protein translates to MRTTIRRMGNSQGVLIPKPVLAQLGLENEVEMEIEDDAIVLRRPKHKAREGWAEASKALAESGDDALVMGEFPNADDAELAW, encoded by the coding sequence ATGAGAACGACGATTCGCAGAATGGGCAACTCGCAGGGTGTACTCATCCCCAAGCCAGTACTTGCGCAATTAGGACTGGAGAACGAGGTGGAAATGGAAATCGAAGACGACGCGATCGTCCTGCGACGGCCCAAACACAAGGCGCGCGAAGGCTGGGCGGAGGCAAGCAAAGCGCTGGCGGAAAGCGGCGATGATGCTTTGGTAATGGGTGAATTTCCGAACGCTGACGACGCGGAACTGGCATGGTAG